In Felis catus isolate Fca126 chromosome B1, F.catus_Fca126_mat1.0, whole genome shotgun sequence, the sequence TGAATAGAGGGTACTGGGGAAGCACAGGGAATCTTCTCCTGAGCTCAGCTCTCCTGGAATTCTGAGCCTTTCCTGATGAGGTGAGAGGTCGGCCTGCCTCCCAACCATAGTCCATGCTCCAAGGGCCCCGACCTCTTGAAAGGGAGGAGATGCTTTTTCTTGCCCTGTGATAAAAGTCACACTGTAGAGGAACAGAGGTGGGCCTGGTACAGGTACTGCCCTGTGAAGCCCCCCGGGTGGGATGGGGGGGCGCCCCTGAAGGCCTCCCTGGTTACCCCAACTAGTTGTCAGTGGTGGGGCCGCCATGTAAACTGATATGAAAGCAACTTCTCTTAAAACACAGCCCTCCAGgttcaatttaagaaaaacaaaaggaaacaaaaccctCTGGAAGGAGAGTCTTAGGGAAAGAAAGTTTCTTTATGCAAATGACCCTAACTTTTCCCTCTGAGGtccttcactttttgttttgCAGTTGGTTCtggccctccccgctccccccccccccccccaggggtaGGCTGCTGTGTCTTTCAAACTCCGGGCCTCGGAGGGACacaactctctcctttctctgaagtCTTCTTAGCTTAGCTGctaataacaaaaaacaaacataacaacaacaaccaggaaaatacagagaacgaTTGTAAGATATATGAACAGCATAAAGAGTGAACTTTCCCAAATCCAGGATTCTGAGCTGAAGGAAGTCAAGCCCCCCTGGACCCTGGGAGCTTGGTTGTCTGTCAGGCGGCTTCAGGTTCTCACCTTGGCTTCCCAGTTGGTGAAAAGCCCTCTCCTGTTCTCCCTCTGAAGGAGTggtgtctttttctctcccctacACTTCCTTGTCCACTCACTTGGCCTGTAGATTTTTCTAAGTAATGTCATACATGCTTATGCCCAGAACAAAAGAAATCCTAAGCTCCTCGCTACCAAGAGGTAACTAACCACTGTTATTTTGATTCTTTGTCCTGGCATTTTCCCTCTTATACAAatagatacactttttttttttaagaaatttaatttgtgatgggtattgaagagggcatcttttgggatgagcactgggtgttgtatggaaaccaatttgacaatttcatatattaaaaaataaaataaaataaaatggcagcatgactttcaaaaaaaaaaaagaaatttaatttggagtttcttttttttttttctttccttaattgaGGTGTAGTTGACCTACAATATTGTATttgcttcaggtgtacaactagTGACgtgacattttatatacattaggAAGTGATCACCATGGTCCAGCTCTTACAGTATGCACTAGACTCCTGTTGCAACCTGGTGTCTTAATTATCTGGATAcaatttattaacttaaaaaaaatgtttatttttgagacagcaagagagagagaagtggggggaggggcagagagagggagacacagaatcagaagcaggctccaggctccaggctccgagctgtcagcacagagcccgacacggggctcaaactcacggaccgtgagatcatgacctgagccgaagtcggacgctcaaccgactgagccacccaggcgccccagatacaCTTTAAGATGAAGATGGGAGCAGGCAGTGCAGTAAGTACGGACTGCTTTGAACATTTCTGCGTGCCTTTGGATACTGTTCTGCAACCAGGACGGATAGTGATCCTGGGGGAGAACGTGCCCAGCTAACTaacacccccccccgcccccctcccccgcgccccctGAAACACACGGACACGGACACGGAAGAACTGTGGTGGCCGCGGATACCACCCAGGTTACTTCCGGCTCCGCTTATCATCAGCCGCCTCTGGGCCAGAATAAACGCTTGCTGGGgaagcaccccgcccccccctccccccctccccccctcccccccgctgcCCGTGGAAAGCAGTCATTTACCGGGTGTGGTTCTGACGCTTTAACCAGGGCCCAGACATCAGCAGCACAGGCTGCTGGAACCCAACGTCCACCAGCGAATGGATCCCGTTCCCATGGCTTCTCTCCAGGTGTTCTCTCTGGGGCTGTGCCCTCACTCTCAGGGGAAGGCGGATTCACATTCAAAACAGGCTCCCTGAGCTCTGTGAGCCAACGTGTCCTAAAGCCCCCAGATCTCGACAGGTTTACACAGAAACCTGTATCTGAGCCCTGGAAATAGTCCCCTTGGTGCCCTTGATAAGCcctcagaggagagagaaaactgTTGTCCTTGCCTATCAAGTGCCCTTCAGGCTAGCTTTGACTGCAACAGCATCTTTGCATTAAGCATTTGTATTCTTACTAGTCACTACACGCTGACAGGTACTATTTCTAATTCTCATCAAGGTAGATAATATCTCCATcatgcagatgaggaaacagagtccTAGACATGGGGAGAGTTTTAGTTCCCCTGGGGTGGCACAGTGAGTAGTTAAGAACAGATttcgggccacctgggtggctcagttggttgagtgtccaactcttgatttcagctcaggtcggtgAGATCGAGCGCCtcaacgggctctgcactgacagtgtcgaccctgcttgggattctctctctctgccccttcctccctctctgtctctcaaaaataaataaactttaaaaaaaagcaaaaaaaaaattaaaaaaagaacagatttgaaCTCCTTGTCTGTCTGACCTGGAGGTCTAGAACAGGGGTCAGTAAATACCGCctgcttcctgtttttatatGGCCCTCGAGGCAAgaatgatttttgcttttttttttttaacataaaatgaataagtctggagatctaatgtacagaaTGATGGGCATAGTCAACAACACCACACCGAATACTGAAATTCTTACAATTAAAACAACAGTATTTCATGACACACGAacattacatgaaattcaaatgtcaGTGTCCACaaagttttactggaatacaGCCATACTCATTTGTTCCCATaattgtctatggctgtttccACGTTATAAAAGCAGACTTGAGGGGTTGTAACAGAGACCTTATCATCTGCCAAGCctaaatatttgctatctggccctttacagagtTTGCTAACCCCTAGTCTAGGATCACTTTGGGAGTCAAGGAGATCATGTTGTAATTCTCTTGGGATCCTGGAGGACTGGCGCAGGCGGGGAAATGGTATGACTCGATTCCCTCTCAAGATGAGGCCAGCTAAGCCACAGCCTCCCTGAGGAGGGACGTTCCAGGTAAGTAAGCTGACTGGTATTCATGCTCTCAGTCTGTGCAGCGAATGGTGGCCTGGGACCACCTTAGAGTTATCGGATGCCTTTGTTCCTCAGAGTGCAAGAAATGGAACACATTAATCCTCAGCCCAGGAAAGGCGATGTGTGTAATGGGGATGGCATGAACAATGCAAAAGGAGGAGGCGGATATGAGCAAGGGGAGTTAGCTGGCAGCAGGATTTAGGTAGTTCGTGCTGTAGGCCATAGCGGTCTCACCGTGAGCGGTAGAGAAGATTGAGTTCCCACCAAAGAGTTGAGGTGATGGGAAGGCAATCCAGTCAGAAAGACTGCTCAGCCCGAGCCACCTGCCAGGCTTAGTGTGACAGGAGAGCGTGTCCTCAGGGCTCGGAGTGAAACTGGCTCAGAGTGATAAGGTTTCCTTTCAGTCCACTGAGCTGGGAGGAGCCCAGGGGTGAGGCCAGATTAAGGAGCAGAGGCAGCCTAGCTCTCCCTGGTGATTTGTTCTAAATTAGAATCGTCTTGTCTCAGAGAAGTTTAGTCTTAGAAGCTGTTGCTTCCTACAGGCCCACCTGGGACAGGTGTTCACAGGAGTGGACTAGCTCCTCACTGAATGCCAGCCCTCAGTGTAGAAGGTGGCCCCTGGACACCGGGACGACAAAGCCACATATTCTCACAAAGACTTGCAATCAGAGGGAGAGCTAGACGGGCGAACAACTAAGTAGAATACACACATCTAACTGAAGGAGGACGTGTGTCCTTCAGCCCCCACAGCAGCAGtgtcttcctttcccctctcctctctggaaaGAACTGTGGCTTGAGGTCCGTATTTCACATCTGGACCATGGTTGGGGCAGCCTTTCCaacagcctcccctccccagtaGCTTTCTACTCAAATCCACACGTTCTGGGCGCTCTGCATTCCAGAAgcccgtgtgccaggcaccatgtggGCACTGGTTATACAGAGACAAGAAACATGGTTCCAGTttcagaggctggggtggggggtgggggtggcatgggggagaggggtttGAGGAGCATCTGGTAAACAGATCATCACTATCACTGAATGACGGTAACTCTTAGAAGAGGCTATAACAGCAGGAAGGGCACTAGGAGGTTGTGTCGGTCCTAATttccagagaaaggcaaataaatgaacttcttCCTCAGAGAGTGGAGAACCCCAGACTTACAAGCCTTAAAATTGGTTTTTGTAAATCTTAAGTACAATCTACCCCCCAGTGGGGGGCccaaactcaggaccccaagagtTGCGCGCTCTACTGAccgagtcagccaggcgcccgtgGACTTTCAAGTCTTACTAGAGAGCGCCATCTTCTGGTCTGGGTTCTGCCTACCTCCCAGCCTGTCTGAGGGCCAGGCCCTTGGGGTATCACACACTTGTGACTGGAAAAGAGAATCACTCACTCCGCTACCCCTTATAGGCGCTGGTTGAAGGATCGTAACACCGCTCTTCCATTTTACTAAGAGTAATGTTGGGAAAAGAAGAATTTTAACGCGACTTTCATGGGCAGAGGACTCTAGTAaaatcccacttttttttttttttttaatgtagttagGTTCAAGATCTGCACaaaattgggggtgggaggagtctGATGCTGTTCTGTAGGGTAATGTAAAGAACCGCTCCCAGTGCAATTATGTTGCTCTTGGGAACATATTTCCCCACCCCCGTAGGGATGTCGACTGTAGTGTCTAAAACTAATGGATGTCTCTGAGGGGTGTTTtgtgcacacacaagcatgcCGGAATTATCAGAATTTATCTGCTGGACAGCCAGAAGTAAATCCTTATCACACACCTCGCACTAGTGGGCAAGTCTAGAGGAGACTTTGAATGCCAGTGCCCACCCAGAGCTATTGTGTTGAAGCCCCCTTGTGGTGTGGGGCTGGAGCAAGTAATTCAAATGTAAGGGAATGAACTGTTGGGGATTACTGTATCTtgggttgggggaaggaggtGAACGCTCCAGTGTGATCCAGTCCTGGGGTAGTAGGTGGGACTTCTCTAAAAAGAAGAGGTCCGCATGCTCTGAGAAAGCAGTCTTTTGGGGATGGGGTGGTATATTTAAGTATGCACATCaaggaaagaaactggaaaagagGGGGGTGACCGCTTTTGAAGGtattttggtttggttgtttttttaaatttagttgttattattattattttctcttgagagagatagagcgagccagggaggggcagagggagaggtagagtCTTAAGCTGGCTCCATGGGTGTGGGAGCCCGACACAGGTTCCATCTCAttgccgtgagatcatgaccgtgagattatgaccggagtcaaaatcaagagtcagaggctcgaCTGAccgagcaacccaggcacccatggTTTGGTTGTTCTCTAAATGCTTACCTCTTGAACTGTGAGGAGAGTCTTAGGaaatttcccattttacaaacaTACTTCTCATTTATGTTACGATCACCTTAAGTTCCTCCACCCTTCAGCAAGGTGCATGAACGGTCTCGTGATACTGGTacggaaaaggagaaaatggaagtctGGCTGCTCTGTGCTCCCAGGTCAACTGACGACTGGTCAGTGGGAGAGCATGCGGCTAGCCCACAGAGATCCGAGGTGCAGGAAATTCTGTCGTGCGGTAGTAAGGGAGGGGAACAGCTGTGAGCAGAGGGGGAGGTGCTTGTGAGCCGGAGGGGCTTCCGTTGAACGGGCAATCCTTGTAAGGCACAGCACCTCCTTCCCAATTTATACTAAAGGTAAGCAACATTTGAAGCGGGGAAAGCTGATGCTTGGATTGCAGGTAATACGCAATCTTTGTGTCAGAGATGCCCTTGTTCCCCACTGTGGTCCAGGGAACTCACAGTCTCGTTAGGCATACAGAGAGTCCTCTGTACCGACCACTGATTACAGCTCTTTCAAAAGAACCTACCGCCCTGTCTCCTCAGATCCCTTTCTTTTTTGAGGCCCCAATCCTTTGAGGTCTCTCTGGGTACATGGTCACTGTGTCGTCTGTCTCTTCAGGTTAGTAAGcgccattttttattttgaaatcttttcaGTTCTAGGACGCAGAATTTATTAGTCTTCTAAGGAAGGCAGTTGTATCTTATCTTGTAACCTGTAACCTGTACCTTATTCCTCAAGGGAGTATCCCAATTTGTTAAGGGGCTGACAAAACATCCGTATTCCTCAATCCATTCTGCACAGGAGCTGTCCAAACATTTTCTGTTCTCAGGGAAAAGTGCTGATCTTACCTTCCGGCCCCAACCCCCAATGTAAGGTTGAAATTAAGCCCAGAACAGCTCCTAAAATCTGCTGATGCCAGGAGCCTAATTCTCCATTGTCGGCCTGAGAAACAGATTCCCCGCACACACTTTAGGCACGTGCTGTGATGACTCCCATCTGCTTTCTTGGAGTCATCTGGACAGACTTTGATGGTCCTTGTCATTTAACTcaactttcttatttttcagacaCAATGGATTAAACCTTTCAGGCGTTAAAATCTTTATTCTTAACGACTGTGATTACATGACTCTTTTGGCgacttttaatttatattcaaacataacatacataattttaaatttgtaagcTTGGTTTCTGTGATAGCATCACTAGAGGCACAATTTTGTTCAAGATTCTCTGAGTTATACTATAGCAAGCTAGGAACTTTGTAGCAGAATCTTGGAATATCTTAAAGCACAGCTTAAGCTCGGTTTTAAAACATCTACatctgggggcgcttgggtggctgagtcggttgagcgaccgacttcagctcgggtcatgatctcatggtttgtgagttcgagccccacgtcaggctctgtgctgacagctcagagcctggagcctgcttcagattctgtgtctccctctctctctgcccctccccctctcatgctctgtctctctctgtctcagaaataaataaacattaaaaaaaaaaaacaaaaaaaaacccccaaaaaacaaaaacaaaaacatctacaTCTGCTTGAACCCTCCAGTTTGCCCAAAGCCTCATCACTCCATATTCTTTCACTATCAACTCCCTTGGATATTCCTTGCCTAGTCTCTGAAAGCATTTGAGTTTGCCactctggattaaaaaaaaaaatttttttttaatgtttatttttgagagagagcgagcgagagagagagcgcgcaagcgcttggaggggggaagggcagagagagagggagacacagaatctgaagcaggctccaggctctgagctgtcagcacagagcccgaaaggGAGCCTGAagtcatgaattgtgagatcacgacttgagctgaagttggacgcttaaatgactgagccacccaggcgcccctgtcactcTGGATTTTAATTCAATTCCCTCATTCTATAGTTGAGAAAAATAGACTGCATAGACAGGAAACAACTTGCCTGGGAAAGCCACTCTGGAGAGTAGAACATAATTTCCTGCTTTCTCACCATACTTTGTACTATGGCGAAAATCAACATTTGTTACCAAAGAGTAACAGAGAATCTACGATTCCCCCAGCATTTCAGAAGTTAGACTTGTTTGGGAATGGCCACAATTTCTTGTCTGTTATGTGTGTCCACGTGAGAAGAAATCTCACCTAAATTCAACTCCCCCGCTCCGGTCTGGCCCACTTCAAACCGACCGCAGACGCCGGGGGAAGGCAAGGCGAAGACGCGGTCCACACCAGGAACCTTCTCTCCTAGCTCACGTTTCTACCCGAGGCTGCAGAGACCCGGACCGGAAGTGGCTCTCCGCCGGCGTACAGAACTACCTATGTAAACCGCGTTTGCTCTGGCCGGAAGAGAAAGGTGCAGCGCTTAGAAGGCTCCTCTCCTAGTACCGGCTTCCGCGCTGCTGCTGTTGCGGACGTGCGAGTAGATATCTGAAAAGCTTCCGAGACTCTGGGTTGTGACATGCCGGGCGGAGGCCAGTGCCCCGATTGCGGCTCCACTGAGCTCGTGGAAGACTCTCACTATTCGCAGAGCCAGCTGGTGTGCTCAGACTGTGGCTGCGTCGTCACCGAGGGAGTCCTTACTACCACCTTCAGCGACGAGGGCAACCTCCGAGGTATTTGTGCCGGCCTTTCCAGGGCCGTGGGTATAGGCTGGGTGGTGGAGGGATTGACATCAGATTCCTCTTATTCCTCTCACGCCCTCTCGTTGTCACGTGTACACTTAACTACGGGAGAAAGTGACCTAAAGTGAATGAGCGCTGCAGGAGGGCAGGGACGGCCATTCCTCCGCGTTTTTCTAGCACCTGGTACGGTATCTGGCATGCATTAGGTCTCATAAACGTCGaccaaatgaaacagagaaacagagtttCACTCAATTTATCTAGTTTGGGTGTGACGGACCGATGGAATTCTTTACAAGTGCGGACAAAGTATGAGCCCGAAGGAGCCTTTAGCCGTAATCGataaacacatcttttttttttctttctttctttctgagtcCCTGGCCAGTGCAGCCCTCAAAATCAGCAATCAGGAAAATTGCCTGGATTGGATATACAGGAGGGATGGCTGCAAATTTGGAACTCTTGAAGCCACTTTAGTGCAGTCTTAACCTTCCTCagtctctgtattttttaaaaaaaatttttttaacgtttatttttgagacagcatgaacgggggagggtcagagagaggaagacacagaatttgaaacaggctccaggctctgagctgtcagcacagagcccgacgcggggctcgaactcacagaccgtgagatcatgacctgagccgaagtcggccgcttaaccgactgagccacccaggcacccctcagtctCTGTATTTGATACTGCTTGTGAACGTAGAAAACCAGATGGACTTTTAATGTGCAAAAATGGGCACCTTCATGAGACAGGGAGCAGAGCCTAATGATATGAATTCTCCCTGGTTTTGTGTGGTGGGAGGCCAGGGGTCTGGTGAATAAAGGCTAAACAAAGCTATTTGTTGTCCCTTATCTTACAGAAGTAACATATTCCCGAAGCACAGGGGAAAACGATCAAGTTAGCCGCAGCCAGCAACGAGGTGAGACTCAACCTTTTATGATACAGTGGCcttaaagaaaattcttctgATGGTCCAGCCCATCCTCTTGCTTTTCCTGATTTCAGCATTGCTATGTAAGGTAGAGTAGAAGAGAATGGTAGTCCGAAATAAAGAATGGAGATGGTCTAAGAGAGGCGGCAATTCAGTATACAGTGTGGGTTTGTCAGGGGTATGTTAAAGGTTGATTTAAGCATCCCAGATCACACTTTGGCTTGGCTCTGAATCACACCAGCCCCTGAAGAGTGGTGGGTTGAAATGTGACTTCTTTCCCcagatttctttgtgtctttagaATGACCTCACCAAGCGTCACTCCTGTCATCGTAGAAAAGTACATCATTTGTGCAACTGGTATGGGAGGCAAGTGTAGCAGAAGTTGCTAGGAGCCACTCAGTAGTGCCTTTGACCCCTCTGACTCTGGCTGTGGGCTTTCTTAGGTCTCCGCCGAGTGAGAGACCTCTGTCGAGTCCTGCAGTTGCCGTCAACATTTGAAGACACAGCAGTTGCCTACTACCAGCAGGCGTACCGGCACTCTGGCATCCGTGCTGCCAGGCTGCAAAAGAAGGAGGTGCTAGTTGGGTGCTGTGTCTTGATCACCTGCCGACAGCATAACTGGCCCCTAACCATGGGAACCGTCTGCGCCCTGTTGTATGCGGATTTGGATGTGTTTTCTGGCACCTACATGCAGATAGTGAAGCTCCTGGGGCTGGATGTGCCCTCGCTGTGCTTGGCAGACCTGGTGAAGACGTACTGTAGCAGGTACCTGCCTACCGGGAACCCCCGGGACGGGATGGACCCTTAGCCCTCAATCTTTTTACCTTTCTGTCACTTTTTCACCAAAGCGCATCTAAAGGGATTTGGGAGGAAAATCTATATTCTCCCTCCCTCGTGCTCTTGTAGTCTCTCTTCCTAGTACTCGGCGATAAAGCTGATTCCGTTTCACATTTCTAAACTGTTTGGCATTTCTGAATCCCTTTGCCTTTACTGCATCCTGATGCCTGATGTAGGCAGCGCAGGTATCAGCTTTGTCACCGGGCCGCTGAGTTGCGGCTCTCACGTTGTGCGTGGCCTGCTTGGCTGTGTGCGACCGCCCTGCCTCAGCAGGATCATCTGCAAGTGGAGGTGACAAGATGTTAGTGACCGGGCCGGCGGTGGAagctactgctttttttttcactttattttctttaggagCCAcgttcttctcctcttctcttctcttctcttctcttctcttctcttctcttctcttctcttctcttctcttctcttctctcttttcttttttttcttttcttttctcttcttttcttccttttcttttctgaaaatagagTAGAAGGCACAGGCTACCAGTGTCAAGTTGTGTTGGGTTTGCTTGGTTACTTCCTAGCTGGATGACTCTGGGCcagatttttaactataaatGCACATAATGGGCCGCAGAGTGGATGATAGGAGAGCATGTGTAAAGCACGGAGAATACTGGCCGACGGGGTCGCTGACACATTAGCTTCCCCCCTGCATGCTCCTGCCCTTCACCTCACAGGTGGGAGACGCAGCCTGTCTTCTCTCAGCACCTGTATAAACCCGCTGCCAGCAAGTTTGAGTGTTTGTTCCAAGAGGACAGAACAGCCCACCTGGAGTGGACTGCTTTTCTTCACTTGGGAAGAGcagtcccctcccccatgggcatCGAGACCAGACTGTCCTTTTGGTCATTTCAGCTTCAGACTGTTCCAAGCCTCCCCGTCTGTGCCAGCCAAATACGtggaagacaaagagaagatgCTGTCGCGAACATTGCAGCTGGTGGAGCTGGCGGATGAGACGTGGCTGGTGACTGGGCGGCATCCCTTGCCTGTCATCACTGCTGCTACTTTTCTGGCATGGCAGTCGCTGCAGCCTTCGCATCGGCTGACGTGTTCCCTGGCCCGTTTTTGTAAACTGGCGAACGTGGACCTGCCCTACCCCGCTTCCTCCCGCTTGCAGGAGCTGCTCTCCGTGCTGCTGCGGATGGCCGAGCGGCTGGCCTGGCTGCAGGTTCTGAAGCTCGACAAGCGCTCTGTGGTGAAGCACATCGGTGACCTTCTCCAGCACCGCCACACGTTGGTCCGCAAGGCCTTTCGCGATGGAACGGCAGAGATGGAAGCTGGGGAGAAGGAGCTGCGGGGACGGTGCCAGGGGCCAGAGCAGGGAAAAGAGGAGGTGGCCAGTAGTTCCTTAGATTTGCCTGAGGGGAAGCGGCCAGCTAGtcccacccctctcctcccaccttgCATGTTGAAGCCCCCAAAGCggatctgccccccacccccagtctccaCAGTCACCGGAGATGAGAACATATCTGATAGTGAAATAGAGCAGTATTTGCGTACCCCTCAGGAAATTAAGGACTTTGAAAAAGCTCAAGCTGCAAGACAGGCTGCCAGGAGTGTTTCTAACCCTCCCTGATGTACATCTGGGGGAGCACTCACCACATTCTGACAGCAGCTTAATAATAATCCTGTCCTATCTGGAGAAATCAGCATATGTAAGTCCTTAGGTGTTTTCTTGTTTAAAGGAACCGAGGGACTCTGCAATTACCTGGACCCTGGGTCCTGGAATAGAAGTTGGGAGCAGTGCAGGGACCATTGGCTTGGAGAGAATTGGTCCTTTGGTGCC encodes:
- the BRF2 gene encoding transcription factor IIIB 50 kDa subunit, with amino-acid sequence MPGGGQCPDCGSTELVEDSHYSQSQLVCSDCGCVVTEGVLTTTFSDEGNLREVTYSRSTGENDQVSRSQQRGLRRVRDLCRVLQLPSTFEDTAVAYYQQAYRHSGIRAARLQKKEVLVGCCVLITCRQHNWPLTMGTVCALLYADLDVFSGTYMQIVKLLGLDVPSLCLADLVKTYCSSFRLFQASPSVPAKYVEDKEKMLSRTLQLVELADETWLVTGRHPLPVITAATFLAWQSLQPSHRLTCSLARFCKLANVDLPYPASSRLQELLSVLLRMAERLAWLQVLKLDKRSVVKHIGDLLQHRHTLVRKAFRDGTAEMEAGEKELRGRCQGPEQGKEEVASSSLDLPEGKRPASPTPLLPPCMLKPPKRICPPPPVSTVTGDENISDSEIEQYLRTPQEIKDFEKAQAARQAARSVSNPP